Proteins encoded together in one Streptomyces sp. NA04227 window:
- a CDS encoding MMPL family transporter, producing the protein MAYAPQQDSTAHTRGVARFVCGRRTKWVTVLLWLVALVALAPLAGKLTDAQDNDAQSWLPGSAESTKVLDASKEFRSEQIPAVVIYARESGLTQADKERVLKAAKDVKPLRDHGIRGWESRGPVFDRPENPRAAQIYVPITMDEEGWERITPAVDSIRDVTGDSSGGLTVYITGPGGTSADLSEAFEGIDSTLLVAALAVVVVALLITYRSPTLLIVPVIAAIASLLTAQAIIYLLAEHAGLTVNGQSAGILTVLVFGAGTDYALLLVARYREELRRHHDRHEAMALAMHRAGPAVLASGTTVVISMLVLLFAEMNSTSGLGPVCAIGVAVALLAMLTLFPALLVIFGRWIFWPVVPHEGTPEPTERGVWARIGTRIAKRPRAVWAVTALVLAALSFGIMQLHAAGLSNEDTFTDTPDSVKGQRISERYFPAGSGDPLVVMTDIDRAPAVRRAVAGTEGVEPRSLTVPPGTARAHDGRTLFEATMTDPADSAAAKDTVKRVRDAVHAVPDADAQVGGGTAALLDADTASTHDNKVVIPLILVVVLLVLMILLRAVVAPLVLIATVVLSYAAALGISALAFRHVFDYAGEDTAYPLFVFVFLVALGIDYNIFLATRIREETRRQGTRPGTLTALAATGAVITSAGLVLAGTFAALGTLPVVGFAEIGFAVAVGVLLDTFVVRSVLVTALFLDIGPRVWWPHPLSRQHPERPPTTGALK; encoded by the coding sequence ATGGCGTACGCACCCCAACAGGACTCGACGGCGCACACACGAGGGGTGGCCCGCTTCGTCTGCGGCCGCCGTACGAAATGGGTGACGGTCCTGTTGTGGCTCGTCGCCCTGGTCGCTCTGGCCCCGCTGGCCGGGAAACTCACCGACGCCCAGGACAACGACGCCCAGTCCTGGCTGCCCGGCAGCGCCGAGTCGACCAAGGTGCTCGACGCGTCCAAGGAGTTCCGCTCCGAACAGATCCCGGCGGTGGTGATCTACGCACGGGAAAGCGGGCTCACCCAGGCCGACAAGGAGCGCGTGCTCAAGGCCGCGAAGGACGTGAAACCGCTGCGGGACCACGGGATCCGCGGCTGGGAGAGCCGGGGCCCGGTCTTCGACCGCCCCGAGAATCCGCGGGCCGCGCAGATCTACGTACCGATCACCATGGACGAGGAGGGCTGGGAGCGGATCACCCCGGCCGTCGACTCGATCCGTGATGTCACCGGCGACAGCAGCGGCGGGCTCACCGTCTACATCACCGGACCGGGCGGTACGTCCGCGGACTTGTCCGAGGCGTTCGAGGGCATCGACTCGACCCTCCTGGTGGCCGCGCTCGCGGTGGTAGTCGTCGCCCTGCTCATCACGTATCGCAGTCCGACACTGTTGATCGTCCCCGTCATCGCGGCGATCGCCTCGCTGCTCACCGCGCAGGCGATCATCTATCTCCTGGCCGAGCACGCCGGGCTCACCGTGAACGGCCAGAGCGCGGGCATCCTCACGGTCCTGGTGTTCGGCGCGGGCACCGACTACGCGTTGCTGCTGGTGGCCCGCTACCGCGAGGAACTGCGACGCCACCACGACCGGCACGAGGCGATGGCCCTCGCCATGCACCGGGCCGGGCCCGCCGTACTGGCCAGTGGCACGACCGTCGTGATCAGCATGCTGGTGCTGCTGTTCGCCGAGATGAACTCCACCAGCGGCCTCGGCCCGGTCTGCGCGATCGGTGTCGCGGTGGCCCTGCTCGCGATGCTGACCCTGTTCCCCGCCCTGCTGGTGATCTTCGGCCGCTGGATCTTCTGGCCGGTCGTCCCGCACGAGGGAACGCCGGAGCCGACCGAACGCGGGGTGTGGGCCCGGATCGGCACCCGTATCGCCAAGCGGCCGCGGGCGGTGTGGGCGGTGACCGCGCTGGTCCTCGCCGCGCTGTCGTTCGGCATCATGCAGCTGCACGCGGCGGGCCTGAGCAACGAGGACACCTTCACCGACACCCCGGACTCGGTGAAGGGCCAGAGGATCTCCGAGCGCTACTTCCCGGCGGGCAGCGGCGACCCGCTCGTCGTGATGACCGACATCGACCGGGCCCCGGCGGTGCGCCGCGCGGTGGCGGGCACCGAGGGCGTCGAGCCGCGCTCGCTCACCGTCCCGCCCGGCACGGCACGCGCCCACGACGGCCGCACGCTGTTCGAGGCGACGATGACGGACCCGGCGGACAGCGCGGCCGCCAAGGACACGGTGAAACGGGTCCGGGACGCCGTGCACGCCGTCCCGGACGCCGACGCCCAGGTCGGCGGCGGAACCGCAGCGCTCCTCGACGCCGACACCGCCTCCACCCACGACAACAAGGTGGTGATCCCCCTCATCCTCGTGGTCGTGCTGCTGGTCCTGATGATCCTGCTGCGCGCCGTGGTCGCGCCGCTGGTCCTCATCGCCACGGTGGTGCTCTCGTACGCGGCGGCGCTCGGCATCAGCGCGCTCGCCTTTAGGCACGTTTTCGACTACGCGGGCGAGGACACCGCCTATCCCCTGTTCGTCTTCGTCTTCCTGGTCGCGCTGGGCATCGACTACAACATCTTCCTGGCGACCCGCATCCGGGAGGAGACCCGCAGACAGGGCACCCGCCCGGGCACTCTCACCGCACTCGCCGCGACCGGCGCGGTGATCACCTCCGCGGGCCTCGTCCTGGCGGGCACCTTCGCCGCCCTGGGCACACTGCCCGTGGTGGGCTTCGCCGAGATCGGCTTCGCGGTCGCGGTCGGCGTCCTCCTCGACACCTTCGTCGTCCGGTCCGTCCTCGTCACGGCCCTGTTCCTGGACATCGGCCCACGCGTCTGGTGGCCGCACCCGCTGTCCCGCCAGCATCCCGAACGGCCGCCCACGACCGGGGCGTTGAAGTAG
- a CDS encoding RsmB/NOP family class I SAM-dependent RNA methyltransferase, whose protein sequence is MNDQPNRRPRKPGNRGKPYRRPQKDPVRILAFEALRAVDERDAYANLVLPPLLRKAREGGGFDARDAALATELVYGALRRQGTYDAVVSACVDRPLREVDPPVLDVLTLGAHQLLGTRIPAHAAVSATVELARVVLGDGRAKFVNAVLRKIAEDDLDGWLERVAPPYDEDPEDHLAVVHSHPRWIVSALWDALGGGRAGIEDLLEADNDRPEVTLVARPGRATAEEVLESVGADQALPGRWSPHAVRLSEGGEPGALDVVREGRAGVQDEGSQLVALALASAPVEGRDTRWLDGCAGPGGKAAMLAGLAAGRGAVLLAAEKQPHRAGLVARALDGNPGPYQVITADGTRPPWRPGSFDRVLMDVPCTGLGALRRRPEARWRRRPEDLEGFAPLQRALLRSALASVRVGGVVGYATCSPHLAETRAVVDDVMKDGGAELLDARPLLPDVPALGDGPDIQLWPHVHGTDAMYLALLRRTG, encoded by the coding sequence TTGAACGACCAGCCGAACCGGCGTCCCCGCAAGCCCGGCAACCGCGGCAAGCCCTACCGCCGCCCGCAGAAGGACCCGGTGCGCATCCTCGCCTTCGAGGCGCTGCGCGCCGTCGACGAGCGGGACGCGTACGCCAACCTGGTCCTGCCGCCGCTGCTGCGCAAGGCCCGGGAGGGCGGCGGCTTCGACGCCCGCGACGCCGCGCTGGCCACGGAACTCGTCTACGGGGCGCTGCGCCGCCAGGGCACGTACGACGCGGTCGTCTCGGCCTGTGTGGACCGGCCGCTGCGCGAGGTCGACCCGCCCGTCCTGGACGTACTCACGCTGGGCGCGCACCAGTTGCTCGGCACCCGTATCCCCGCCCACGCCGCGGTGTCGGCGACGGTGGAGCTGGCCCGGGTCGTCCTCGGCGACGGCCGCGCCAAGTTCGTCAACGCGGTGCTGCGCAAGATCGCCGAGGACGACCTGGACGGCTGGCTGGAGCGGGTGGCACCGCCGTACGACGAGGACCCCGAGGACCATCTGGCCGTGGTGCACTCGCATCCGCGGTGGATCGTCTCCGCGCTGTGGGACGCGCTCGGCGGCGGCCGGGCGGGTATCGAGGACCTGCTGGAGGCCGACAACGACCGTCCCGAGGTGACCCTGGTCGCGCGGCCGGGGCGGGCCACCGCCGAGGAGGTGCTCGAATCCGTGGGCGCCGACCAGGCGTTGCCGGGCCGGTGGTCGCCGCATGCGGTACGGCTGAGCGAGGGCGGCGAGCCCGGGGCGCTCGACGTGGTGCGCGAGGGGCGTGCGGGGGTGCAGGACGAGGGCAGTCAACTGGTCGCCCTGGCACTGGCCTCGGCGCCGGTCGAGGGCCGCGACACCCGGTGGCTGGACGGCTGCGCGGGGCCCGGTGGCAAGGCCGCCATGCTCGCGGGCCTGGCCGCCGGGCGCGGCGCCGTGCTGCTCGCCGCCGAGAAGCAGCCGCACCGGGCGGGCCTTGTCGCCAGGGCGCTGGACGGCAACCCCGGTCCGTACCAGGTGATCACCGCCGACGGGACCCGGCCGCCCTGGCGTCCCGGCAGTTTCGACCGTGTCCTCATGGACGTGCCCTGCACCGGCCTCGGCGCCCTGCGGCGGCGGCCCGAGGCGCGGTGGCGGCGCAGGCCCGAGGACCTGGAGGGCTTCGCGCCGCTCCAGCGCGCGCTGCTGCGTTCCGCCCTGGCCTCGGTACGGGTCGGCGGCGTGGTCGGCTACGCCACCTGTTCCCCGCACCTCGCCGAGACCCGCGCCGTGGTCGACGACGTCATGAAGGACGGCGGCGCCGAACTCCTCGACGCCCGGCCCCTGTTGCCGGATGTGCCCGCCCTGGGGGACGGGCCGGACATCCAGCTGTGGCCCCATGTGCACGGGACGGACGCGATGTACCTGGCGTTGCTGCGGCGCACCGGCTAG
- the fmt gene encoding methionyl-tRNA formyltransferase — MKLVFAGTPEVAVPALDALIASDRHEVAAVVTRPDAPAGRGRRLVASPVAQRAEEAGIEVLKPRRPKDEDFLNRLREIAPDCCPVVAYGALLPKVALDIPAHGWVNLHFSLLPAWRGAAPVQHAVMAGDEITGAATFRIEEGLDSGPVFGTVTEEVRATDTSGDLLTRLAFAGAGLLAATVDGIEDGSLQAVPQPADGVTLAPKITVEDAEIDWRAPAMRVDRVVRGCTPAPGAWTVFREERLKIVQALPAPDHTDLTPGELSVGKNHVHVGTGSHAVELVWVQAQGKKPMRAADWARGVRIGAGERVGQGGSGG, encoded by the coding sequence ATGAAGCTCGTCTTCGCCGGCACCCCCGAGGTCGCCGTTCCCGCACTGGACGCCCTGATCGCCTCCGACCGGCACGAGGTGGCGGCCGTCGTCACCCGGCCCGACGCACCCGCGGGCCGCGGGCGGCGGCTGGTGGCCAGTCCGGTGGCGCAGCGGGCCGAGGAGGCCGGGATCGAGGTGCTCAAGCCGCGTCGGCCGAAGGACGAGGACTTCCTGAACCGGCTGCGCGAGATCGCTCCGGACTGCTGCCCGGTGGTCGCCTACGGTGCGCTGCTGCCGAAGGTCGCCCTGGACATCCCCGCACACGGTTGGGTCAACCTGCACTTCTCGCTGCTGCCCGCCTGGCGCGGCGCGGCCCCCGTGCAGCACGCGGTGATGGCGGGCGACGAGATCACCGGCGCCGCCACCTTCCGTATCGAGGAAGGGCTGGACTCCGGGCCCGTCTTCGGCACGGTCACCGAGGAGGTGCGCGCCACCGACACCAGCGGCGATCTGCTGACCCGGCTCGCCTTCGCCGGTGCGGGGCTGCTCGCGGCGACCGTCGACGGCATCGAGGACGGCAGTCTGCAGGCCGTGCCCCAGCCCGCCGACGGTGTCACGCTCGCCCCGAAGATCACGGTCGAGGACGCCGAGATCGACTGGCGCGCCCCGGCGATGAGGGTCGACCGCGTCGTGCGCGGCTGCACCCCGGCCCCCGGTGCCTGGACCGTCTTCCGCGAGGAGCGTCTGAAGATCGTCCAGGCCCTGCCCGCCCCCGACCACACCGACCTGACGCCGGGCGAGCTGTCCGTGGGCAAGAACCACGTCCACGTCGGTACGGGCTCGCACGCCGTGGAGCTGGTGTGGGTGCAGGCACAGGGCAAGAAGCCGATGCGGGCCGCCGACTGGGCCCGCGGGGTGCGCATCGGCGCCGGTGAGCGCGTGGGCCAGGGCGGCAGCGGCGGCTGA
- a CDS encoding primosomal protein N' produces the protein MSSENGAPGGGEGAPPEQLAFIRESVREARAPRAKPRTWRGAALAGELPVARVLVDKGVLHLDRYFDYAVPEELDAEAQPGVRVRVRFGAGRRQVHKGRREGGGLVDGFLVERVAESDYAGPLAALAQVVSPERVLTPELLDLARSVADRYAGSVADVLQLAIPPRRARAEQKPSPEPLPPPAAPAPGGWERYPTGGAFVSALAAGGAPRAVWTALPGPDWAVELATAVAATLASGRGALAVLPDGRALARVDRALTAVLGEGRHAVLSADAGPEKRYREWLAVQRGSVRAVIGTRAAMFAPVRDLGLVALWEDGDGSHSEQHAPQPHAREVLLLRAAKSKSAFLLGSWSCTVEAAQLVRSGWAQPLAADRTRMRGAAPLVRTVGDTDVARDGAARAARLPSLAWEIAREGLRTGPVLVQVPRRGYVPRLSCERCREPARCRHCSGPLQAGDRGELSCTWCGRQEPRWHCPECGGFRLRASVVGARRTAEELGRAFPAVPVRTSGREQVLDTVPGSPALVVSTPGAEPVAESGYAAALLLDGWAMLGRPDLRAGEEALRRWISAAALVRGQDVGGTVVIVADPALRPVQALVRWDPVGHAVRELEERAELGFPPVSRMAAVSGPPTAVAAFLSEAELPPDAEVLGPVPLPVTRPGGARRTGAPPPGEQWERALIRVPPGTGAAMAAALKAAQVARMAKAGRAEAEPVRIRVDPPDIG, from the coding sequence ATGAGCAGCGAGAACGGGGCCCCAGGCGGTGGGGAGGGTGCGCCGCCGGAGCAGCTTGCGTTCATTCGGGAGAGTGTGCGGGAGGCGAGGGCGCCGCGGGCGAAGCCGCGGACGTGGCGGGGGGCGGCGCTTGCCGGGGAGTTGCCCGTCGCGCGGGTACTTGTCGACAAGGGGGTGCTGCATCTCGACCGGTACTTCGACTACGCGGTGCCGGAGGAACTGGACGCCGAGGCGCAGCCGGGTGTGCGGGTGCGGGTGCGGTTCGGGGCCGGACGGCGGCAGGTGCACAAGGGGCGCCGTGAGGGCGGCGGTCTGGTCGACGGGTTCCTGGTGGAGCGGGTGGCCGAGTCGGACTACGCCGGGCCGCTGGCGGCGCTGGCGCAGGTGGTGTCGCCGGAACGGGTCCTGACGCCCGAACTCCTCGATCTGGCACGGTCGGTGGCCGACCGGTACGCGGGCAGTGTGGCCGATGTGCTGCAACTCGCGATCCCGCCGCGCAGGGCGCGGGCCGAGCAGAAGCCCTCGCCGGAGCCGCTGCCGCCGCCCGCCGCGCCCGCGCCGGGGGGCTGGGAGCGGTATCCGACGGGCGGGGCCTTTGTGTCCGCGCTGGCCGCAGGGGGTGCGCCGCGCGCCGTGTGGACCGCGCTGCCCGGACCCGACTGGGCCGTCGAACTGGCCACCGCCGTGGCCGCGACGCTCGCCTCCGGCCGCGGCGCGCTCGCCGTACTGCCCGACGGGCGGGCCCTGGCCCGGGTGGACCGTGCGCTGACGGCGGTGCTCGGCGAGGGGCGGCACGCGGTGCTCAGCGCGGACGCCGGGCCCGAGAAGCGGTACCGGGAATGGCTGGCCGTGCAACGCGGCTCGGTCCGGGCGGTGATCGGGACCAGGGCCGCCATGTTCGCACCGGTGCGCGACCTCGGTCTGGTGGCCCTGTGGGAGGACGGCGACGGCAGCCACAGCGAGCAGCACGCCCCCCAGCCGCACGCCCGCGAGGTGCTGCTGCTGAGGGCGGCCAAGTCCAAGTCCGCGTTCCTGCTGGGTAGTTGGAGTTGTACGGTCGAGGCGGCCCAACTGGTCAGGAGCGGCTGGGCGCAGCCGCTGGCCGCCGACCGGACGCGGATGCGCGGCGCGGCGCCGCTGGTGCGCACGGTGGGGGACACCGACGTGGCCAGGGACGGTGCGGCGCGCGCCGCCCGGTTGCCGAGTCTGGCCTGGGAGATCGCCCGCGAGGGGCTGCGCACCGGGCCGGTGCTGGTCCAGGTGCCGCGACGTGGGTACGTACCGCGGCTCTCCTGCGAGCGGTGTCGTGAGCCCGCACGGTGTCGGCACTGTTCCGGGCCGCTGCAGGCAGGTGACCGGGGCGAGTTGAGCTGTACGTGGTGCGGTCGGCAGGAGCCGCGCTGGCACTGCCCGGAGTGCGGCGGCTTCCGGTTGCGCGCCAGTGTGGTCGGCGCGCGGCGGACGGCGGAGGAGCTCGGGCGCGCCTTTCCCGCGGTGCCGGTACGGACCTCCGGCCGGGAGCAGGTGCTCGACACCGTCCCCGGGTCACCCGCGCTCGTGGTCAGTACGCCCGGTGCCGAGCCGGTGGCCGAATCCGGTTACGCCGCCGCGCTGTTGCTCGACGGGTGGGCCATGCTCGGCCGTCCCGATCTGCGCGCGGGGGAGGAGGCACTGCGCCGCTGGATCTCGGCGGCGGCGCTGGTGCGCGGGCAGGACGTGGGCGGCACCGTGGTGATCGTCGCCGATCCCGCGCTGCGCCCGGTCCAGGCGTTGGTGCGCTGGGATCCGGTCGGGCACGCGGTGCGCGAGCTCGAAGAGCGTGCCGAGCTGGGCTTTCCGCCGGTGTCCAGGATGGCCGCGGTCTCCGGACCGCCCACCGCGGTGGCCGCCTTCCTGAGCGAAGCCGAACTGCCTCCGGACGCCGAGGTGTTGGGCCCCGTGCCGTTGCCGGTCACCCGTCCCGGCGGCGCGCGCAGGACCGGGGCGCCGCCACCCGGTGAGCAGTGGGAACGCGCGCTGATCCGGGTGCCTCCGGGCACCGGGGCGGCGATGGCCGCGGCGCTCAAGGCGGCCCAGGTCGCCCGTATGGCGAAGGCGGGACGCGCGGAGGCGGAGCCGGTGCGGATCAGGGTGGATCCGCCGGACATCGGCTGA
- a CDS encoding helix-turn-helix transcriptional regulator: MLDRAHLFGAELRRLRLAAGLTIERLATTIHYSKAQISKIETGRKQPTVEFARLCDTALAAEGALHELVAAPTADSSGDSERGPSRRQVMVVGAVSALGVQNLPVASPQPLSAAPSTQEVGVLEAARVMFDQFRLLGQVTPARYVLPGLDQQTQALTGLARTSSPRTARKLLELAARYAEFAGWMAQEAGDVAQAAQWTQTAVDFAEFTGDSPLPHYAQVRRGLLAYYSGDAARTVELAGSAQSDRLPPRIRGLAAQRQAQGHALAGEHAACMKSLDRARHHFASDALIERDPALGPTNLHDPAAMVAAWCLLDLGRPRQAALALDTECARIPEGAIRTQARYGARRALAHAMAGDIDQACALTHALLGPLSCVSSATIQLDVRRLNRTLMRYRSKESVRQLLPGLAAAMHSNTV; this comes from the coding sequence GTGCTGGACAGAGCACATTTGTTCGGAGCCGAGCTGCGCCGCTTACGCCTGGCGGCAGGGCTCACCATCGAGCGACTGGCCACCACGATTCACTACAGCAAGGCCCAGATCAGCAAGATCGAAACAGGCAGGAAGCAACCGACCGTAGAGTTCGCCCGCCTCTGCGACACCGCGCTCGCCGCGGAAGGCGCACTGCACGAGCTGGTCGCAGCCCCGACCGCCGACAGCAGCGGCGACAGTGAACGCGGACCGAGCAGGCGCCAGGTCATGGTGGTGGGCGCAGTCTCGGCCCTGGGGGTCCAGAACCTTCCCGTCGCATCGCCACAACCGCTTTCAGCCGCACCCTCCACACAGGAGGTCGGGGTTCTCGAGGCCGCACGCGTCATGTTCGATCAGTTCCGGCTCCTCGGCCAGGTGACCCCGGCCCGCTACGTCCTCCCCGGACTTGATCAACAGACCCAGGCGCTCACCGGTCTGGCTCGTACAAGCAGCCCGCGCACGGCTCGCAAACTGCTCGAACTGGCCGCCCGCTACGCCGAGTTCGCGGGCTGGATGGCCCAGGAAGCGGGCGACGTAGCGCAGGCCGCCCAGTGGACGCAGACAGCGGTCGACTTCGCGGAGTTCACCGGCGACTCTCCCCTGCCCCACTACGCTCAGGTCCGCCGTGGCCTCCTCGCCTATTACTCCGGCGACGCGGCGCGGACCGTCGAACTGGCCGGCTCGGCCCAGTCGGATCGTCTCCCGCCACGCATCCGAGGACTCGCCGCTCAGCGCCAGGCTCAGGGCCATGCTCTGGCAGGCGAGCACGCCGCCTGTATGAAGTCCCTGGATCGCGCACGGCACCACTTCGCGAGCGACGCCCTGATCGAGCGCGATCCCGCCCTCGGGCCCACCAATCTGCACGACCCGGCGGCCATGGTCGCCGCCTGGTGCCTCCTCGACCTGGGGCGCCCCCGGCAGGCAGCGCTCGCCCTCGACACCGAATGCGCCCGCATCCCGGAGGGCGCCATCCGGACCCAGGCCCGCTACGGAGCACGACGCGCGCTGGCCCATGCCATGGCAGGCGACATCGACCAGGCGTGCGCCCTCACGCACGCCTTGCTGGGACCGCTCTCCTGCGTCTCCTCGGCCACCATCCAGCTCGACGTGCGACGGCTGAACCGGACCCTCATGCGCTACCGCTCCAAGGAGTCGGTACGGCAGCTGCTGCCCGGCCTTGCCGCCGCGATGCACAGCAACACGGTCTGA
- a CDS encoding toll/interleukin-1 receptor domain-containing protein, translated as MPEIFINYRTGDGEHVATILFQELTHRFGEDAAFRASDSIRLGQNYSSELVRGVRRASAFLVVVGPNWASAPQLHDKNDWVRKEILEALSCEVPIVPVLASRTIERLRPDQLPQPLRRIANLQSARYDTQDREGSLTKLVDELLFLVPSLAEKAKNKAQPGQGPAESPRNVISGGSQGSTFQSGEISGDVYSTSIDRAHGPVHTGKGNQNFHTHQAGSHVSHGNGATHFSGDNNGQVQNSHADARLELDEGGE; from the coding sequence ATGCCGGAAATCTTCATCAACTACCGCACCGGAGACGGTGAACACGTAGCCACCATCCTGTTCCAGGAGCTGACTCACCGGTTCGGAGAGGACGCCGCTTTCCGGGCGAGTGATTCCATCCGGCTCGGCCAGAATTACTCCAGCGAGCTCGTCCGCGGAGTTCGTCGAGCCTCGGCCTTCCTGGTTGTCGTCGGGCCGAACTGGGCGTCCGCGCCTCAGTTGCACGACAAGAACGACTGGGTCCGTAAGGAGATTCTCGAAGCCCTTTCCTGCGAAGTCCCCATCGTTCCGGTGCTGGCGAGTCGCACGATCGAGCGCTTGCGGCCGGATCAACTACCTCAACCTCTCAGGCGCATCGCGAACCTACAGTCAGCCCGCTATGACACCCAGGATCGGGAAGGCTCGCTGACCAAACTGGTGGACGAACTCCTCTTTCTCGTGCCCTCGTTGGCCGAGAAGGCGAAGAACAAGGCGCAGCCGGGCCAAGGTCCGGCCGAGAGCCCGCGGAACGTCATCAGCGGAGGATCCCAGGGATCGACCTTCCAGAGCGGGGAGATCTCGGGCGATGTGTACTCGACCTCGATCGACCGGGCGCACGGCCCTGTGCACACAGGGAAGGGCAACCAGAACTTCCATACGCATCAGGCGGGTTCACACGTGTCACACGGGAACGGCGCCACGCACTTCTCGGGGGACAACAACGGGCAGGTCCAGAACTCCCACGCCGATGCTCGCCTCGAACTCGACGAGGGCGGCGAGTAG
- the metK gene encoding methionine adenosyltransferase produces the protein MSRRLFTSESVTEGHPDKIADQISDTILDALLREDPTSRVAVETLITTGLVHVAGEVTTKAYAPIAQLVREKILEIGYDSSKKGFDGASCGVSVSIGAQSPDIAQGVDTAYEKRVEGDEDELDKQGAGDQGLMFGYACDETAELMPLPISLAHRLSRRLSEVRKNGTIPYLRPDGKTQVTIEYDGDKAVRLDTVVVSSQHASDIDLDSLLAPDIREFVVEPELKALLDDGIKLETEGYRLLVNPTGRFEIGGPMGDAGLTGRKIIIDTYGGMARHGGGAFSGKDPSKVDRSAAYAMRWVAKNVVAAGLASRCEVQVAYAIGKAEPVGLFVETFGTHKVAPEKIESAISEVFDLRPAAIIRDLDLLRPIYAQTAAYGHFGRELPEFTWEKTDRVAALKAAAGL, from the coding sequence GTGTCCCGCCGTCTCTTCACCTCGGAATCTGTCACCGAGGGCCACCCCGACAAGATCGCTGACCAGATCAGCGACACGATCCTCGACGCGCTTCTGCGGGAGGACCCGACTTCCCGGGTCGCCGTGGAGACCCTGATCACCACCGGACTCGTCCACGTCGCGGGTGAGGTCACCACCAAGGCGTACGCGCCGATCGCGCAGCTCGTGCGCGAGAAGATCCTGGAGATCGGCTACGACTCCTCCAAGAAGGGCTTCGACGGCGCCTCCTGTGGCGTCTCGGTGTCGATCGGCGCGCAGTCGCCCGACATCGCCCAGGGTGTCGACACCGCGTACGAGAAGCGTGTCGAGGGCGATGAGGACGAGCTCGACAAGCAGGGCGCGGGCGACCAGGGCCTGATGTTCGGCTACGCCTGCGACGAGACCGCCGAGCTGATGCCGCTCCCGATCAGCCTGGCCCACCGCCTCTCGCGCCGTCTGTCCGAGGTGCGCAAGAACGGCACCATCCCCTACCTGCGCCCCGACGGCAAGACGCAGGTCACCATCGAGTACGACGGCGACAAGGCCGTCCGTCTCGACACGGTCGTCGTCTCCTCGCAGCACGCCTCGGACATCGACCTGGACTCGCTGCTCGCCCCGGACATCCGCGAGTTCGTCGTGGAGCCCGAGCTGAAGGCGCTCCTGGACGACGGCATCAAGCTGGAGACCGAGGGCTACCGCCTCCTGGTCAACCCGACCGGCCGCTTCGAGATCGGCGGCCCGATGGGCGACGCCGGCCTCACCGGCCGCAAGATCATCATCGACACCTACGGCGGCATGGCCCGCCACGGCGGCGGCGCCTTCTCCGGCAAGGACCCGTCCAAGGTGGACCGCTCGGCCGCGTACGCGATGCGCTGGGTCGCCAAGAACGTCGTGGCCGCGGGCCTTGCCTCGCGCTGCGAGGTCCAGGTCGCCTACGCCATCGGCAAGGCCGAGCCGGTCGGTCTCTTCGTCGAGACCTTCGGCACCCACAAGGTCGCCCCCGAGAAGATCGAGTCCGCGATCAGCGAGGTCTTCGACCTCCGCCCGGCCGCGATCATTCGGGACCTCGACCTGCTCCGCCCGATCTACGCGCAGACCGCCGCGTACGGCCACTTCGGCCGTGAGCTGCCCGAGTTCACCTGGGAGAAGACGGACCGGGTGGCGGCGTTGAAGGCTGCTGCGGGGCTGTGA